In Paenibacillus guangzhouensis, a single window of DNA contains:
- a CDS encoding helix-turn-helix transcriptional regulator, which produces MRREKVIDFHVGLLPFEEFTDKTMLERVKQQDPSLLRYTHHEAGNKSYLTLLLPSSYVKKEQYGYLVVLLNKHALQQYLISGSGTDNQVTLMDRSGQVILGEMNEEMMQRIMQSRTSASQGSFELKVDGEQAYVNYADLDSQDWTIYSLSGMDQFRKQATAFQQAIMLSSILLLILLLLAAFWNSHSSFKPFRRLANQIHGKLRIRATSDYDAIQQSVMMLRDHYTLIKTEYLRQWVLQGRLGDEARKALARESKILDHSWIRLAVVKIDAYYEISERYDFASRRLLKYAIGNIAEEMLGSKERSIEVVDFGSDHLLILIGVADQGDDVTEELQEMRRLVEQYIQLTIIVACSGSRHARDDLRSIYDDLCEWTLFKFVSGDDKIFTEQEYERYADLQMQPDDTQLDLLIQSIRSGKEEQSLSLLEQVFARLQTMKYAECQFQLRLLFFSFIKAFSKRTTLNSIEGIEQTLKKFTKLEDIHRWMKEEIVRMISLLGDQKRLNRKGKNVEEVIEYIQIHIHDPRLSVEDIADHIALSAKYVRQLFLDQYGMSLSNYILNMRIEKVKELLQHSDMSVAEISQQAGFLTKSHFFTAFKKATGMTPAQYRYQQPDADEASG; this is translated from the coding sequence ATGCGCAGGGAGAAAGTGATTGATTTCCATGTGGGCCTTCTACCCTTTGAAGAGTTTACGGATAAGACCATGTTGGAACGGGTGAAGCAGCAGGATCCATCCTTATTGCGGTATACCCACCATGAAGCGGGAAATAAATCGTATCTGACCTTGCTGCTTCCTTCTTCTTATGTCAAGAAAGAGCAATATGGCTATTTAGTTGTCTTATTAAATAAGCATGCACTACAGCAGTACCTCATCTCAGGAAGCGGTACGGATAATCAAGTGACACTGATGGATCGGTCTGGGCAGGTCATTTTAGGGGAAATGAATGAAGAAATGATGCAGCGCATCATGCAATCGAGGACATCGGCTAGTCAAGGCTCCTTCGAGTTGAAGGTCGACGGGGAACAGGCTTACGTCAATTATGCCGATTTAGATTCCCAGGATTGGACTATTTATTCGCTGTCAGGCATGGATCAATTCCGTAAGCAGGCGACGGCTTTCCAACAAGCGATTATGCTGTCATCTATTCTGCTGCTGATCCTGCTGCTGCTGGCTGCGTTCTGGAACTCGCATAGCTCCTTTAAGCCGTTCCGGAGACTGGCCAATCAAATTCACGGCAAGCTGCGTATCCGCGCCACAAGCGATTATGATGCGATTCAGCAGAGCGTCATGATGCTGCGCGATCACTACACGCTGATTAAGACGGAATATTTGCGGCAATGGGTTCTGCAGGGCAGACTGGGCGACGAGGCAAGAAAGGCACTAGCTCGTGAATCCAAGATCCTCGATCATTCATGGATCAGGCTGGCCGTTGTCAAAATCGATGCTTACTATGAGATTTCGGAACGATACGATTTTGCTTCCCGGCGACTGCTGAAATACGCCATTGGCAACATTGCGGAGGAGATGCTTGGCAGTAAGGAGCGTTCTATTGAGGTTGTGGATTTTGGAAGCGACCATCTGCTGATTCTTATTGGTGTGGCCGATCAGGGGGATGACGTGACAGAGGAACTGCAGGAGATGCGCCGACTGGTCGAGCAATATATTCAACTTACCATCATCGTCGCCTGCAGTGGTTCAAGACATGCGCGCGATGACTTGCGTTCGATTTACGATGACTTATGCGAATGGACGTTGTTCAAATTCGTGAGCGGTGACGACAAGATATTCACCGAACAGGAATATGAGCGATACGCAGATTTGCAGATGCAACCGGATGATACCCAGCTGGATCTCCTCATTCAATCCATACGCAGCGGGAAGGAAGAGCAGTCCCTTAGCTTGCTTGAGCAGGTGTTTGCCCGGCTGCAGACGATGAAATACGCCGAATGTCAATTTCAACTTCGATTGTTGTTCTTCTCCTTCATCAAAGCGTTTAGCAAACGGACCACCCTGAACAGTATTGAAGGCATTGAACAAACGCTCAAGAAATTCACGAAGCTCGAAGACATACACAGGTGGATGAAAGAAGAGATTGTACGCATGATCTCCTTGCTCGGGGACCAGAAAAGGTTGAATCGCAAAGGGAAGAACGTCGAGGAAGTGATTGAATATATCCAGATTCATATTCATGACCCACGGTTGTCTGTGGAGGATATCGCCGATCACATTGCCTTGTCTGCCAAGTATGTGCGTCAGTTGTTCCTTGACCAGTATGGCATGTCATTATCCAATTACATTCTGAATATGCGGATTGAGAAGGTGAAGGAACTGCTTCAGCATTCGGACATGAGTGTTGCTGAGATTTCGCAGCAAGCTGGCTTCTTAACGAAGAGTCACTTCTTTACGGCCTTCAAAAAAGCAACAGGCATGACGCCAGCGCAATATCGCTATCAGCAGCCCGATGCTGACGAAGCAAGCGGTTGA
- a CDS encoding ABC transporter permease — translation MKGGSGFIYEIVKNRYLYLLALPGILFLLIFAYTPMVGHLLAFQNYRLADGLFGSEWVGFRNFEFFFGSKDWLRVTWNTVFLNGLFLVFGLGTAIALAVLLNEVTGKWFKKTAQSFVFLPYFISWLVVSMMVQTMFSSTEGMMNQALTTLGFEGMDWYLMPGVWPYILTFVYVWKIAGYNSIIFLASITGISSEYYECARMEGASRFQQIIYITLPLLRPIIIIMTLLGIGRIFYGDFGMIYAIIGDVGVLFPTTDVIDTYAYRALRQMGNFSMSSAIILYQSFMGLIAVIFFNWLARKVDSDSRLF, via the coding sequence ATGAAAGGTGGAAGCGGCTTTATCTACGAAATCGTGAAGAATCGGTATTTGTATTTGCTGGCACTGCCAGGCATCCTATTCCTGCTCATATTTGCCTATACCCCGATGGTGGGGCATTTGTTGGCATTTCAGAACTATCGGCTTGCTGACGGGTTGTTCGGCAGCGAATGGGTAGGATTTCGAAATTTCGAGTTCTTCTTCGGTAGCAAGGATTGGCTGCGTGTGACGTGGAACACCGTGTTCTTGAACGGGCTGTTTCTGGTATTCGGTCTAGGAACGGCAATCGCGCTCGCTGTGCTGCTCAATGAAGTCACGGGGAAGTGGTTCAAGAAAACGGCGCAGTCGTTTGTATTCTTGCCGTATTTCATTTCTTGGCTGGTCGTCAGCATGATGGTGCAGACGATGTTCAGCTCAACGGAAGGCATGATGAATCAGGCGCTAACTACTCTTGGATTCGAAGGAATGGATTGGTATCTGATGCCGGGCGTATGGCCCTATATTCTGACGTTCGTATACGTATGGAAAATTGCGGGCTACAACTCGATTATCTTTCTTGCCTCGATCACGGGCATTTCTTCGGAGTATTATGAGTGTGCCAGAATGGAAGGAGCCAGTCGCTTTCAGCAGATCATCTACATTACGCTCCCGCTGTTGCGTCCAATTATCATCATCATGACGCTCCTTGGCATCGGCCGGATCTTCTATGGCGACTTCGGCATGATTTACGCGATTATCGGGGATGTAGGGGTTTTGTTCCCGACGACGGATGTCATCGATACGTATGCGTATCGCGCGCTTCGGCAGATGGGCAACTTCAGCATGTCCTCCGCCATCATTCTCTATCAGTCCTTTATGGGGCTCATCGCTGTTATTTTCTTCAATTGGCTTGCACGCAAGGTAGATTCAGATTCGAGATTGTTCTAA
- a CDS encoding carbohydrate ABC transporter permease gives MRERIFVGFVYVFLTLFALICFIPFWIVMINSFANEALIQSSGYQLFPTSFSLDAYAMLLSGNQVFRSYGVTLFVTTTGTVLGVLLTASFAYVLSHPKVKYRHVLSFLTFFTMLFGAGLVGFYILIANWLGLKDSIWALILPYLLNPFYAFILVSYYRSLPYELNEAATVDGANDIHIFFRVIWPISLPVIATVALFYALQYWNDWYLSLLFIDNYKLHPLQMMIRQLMSNLNAMSYVGGSQTDYNIIVPTYGMQLAIVCVTIGPIVFVYPFVQKYFIKGMTLGSVKG, from the coding sequence ATGAGAGAACGGATTTTTGTTGGTTTTGTATACGTGTTTTTGACCTTATTTGCACTGATTTGCTTCATCCCGTTTTGGATTGTAATGATTAACTCCTTTGCCAATGAAGCGCTGATTCAATCCTCTGGGTATCAGTTGTTTCCGACTTCCTTCAGCTTGGATGCGTATGCCATGCTCTTGTCAGGAAATCAAGTGTTCCGAAGTTATGGCGTCACATTGTTCGTCACAACAACAGGCACGGTGCTTGGCGTACTTCTTACGGCTTCTTTTGCCTATGTTCTCAGTCATCCGAAAGTGAAGTATCGGCATGTGCTTTCCTTTTTAACCTTCTTTACGATGCTGTTCGGTGCAGGCCTTGTTGGATTCTATATCCTCATTGCGAACTGGCTCGGACTCAAGGACTCCATATGGGCGCTTATCCTCCCATACCTGTTGAATCCTTTCTACGCGTTCATCCTTGTATCCTATTATCGCTCCTTGCCCTATGAATTGAACGAAGCAGCGACCGTGGACGGAGCGAATGATATTCATATCTTCTTCCGTGTCATCTGGCCGATCTCGCTGCCGGTGATTGCTACAGTTGCACTGTTTTATGCGCTGCAATATTGGAATGACTGGTACTTATCGCTGCTGTTTATCGATAATTACAAGCTGCATCCGCTGCAAATGATGATTAGGCAGCTCATGTCCAACTTAAATGCCATGTCCTACGTGGGAGGCAGTCAGACCGACTATAATATTATCGTTCCGACATACGGCATGCAGCTTGCCATTGTGTGCGTTACGATTGGGCCGATTGTATTCGTGTACCCGTTCGTACAGAAATATTTTATTAAAGGTATGACACTGGGATCGGTTAAGGGTTAA
- a CDS encoding extracellular solute-binding protein — MRVKRWWNLTLVLLLSLTLIVGCSKGTSEPSGTDSAKGNENEAVSTKLEPVTLKIMIPGDRPPDMDQVIAEAERRMKDTINVKLDIVFVPWADLSQKTQVTLASGENIDLIFDAPWLHINQMIADGFYEPLDDLLAKYGKNVLEKRPQQMWDANKYNGKIMAVPLGLTYGSGNSYVVRKDLREKLGVPPIKNNKELIDFAYKVKEQVPGIAPFMAAGTSGQQTYSIVGQRSQFDYDTHVRFTHVLGSSLMLYYKNNDGKVYNLLEDREPVMSWLKDARQMYKDGLVYKDILTAKDFIQPFLSGKVAIVTKGSFGTGLSFDEQFKSNVPGGDLETVTFFDGTKGANISNFKQWNFLAVPKVSKNKERAVMFMDWANEKENYDLLSYGIQGKHWEPVGDTEYKLLDTKGYWGFGYVWVWNPIDERSDANRDKKFDEFDAVLREADNFTKDILTGFEFDSSAIQNDLSQYNTVEAKYYPAMFNGVLDPEETLKKFEAEAGPSLKRIQEELQKQIDAFLAKK; from the coding sequence ATGAGAGTAAAACGTTGGTGGAATCTAACGCTCGTGCTGTTATTATCCTTAACCCTGATCGTGGGGTGCTCCAAAGGAACGAGTGAACCATCCGGCACAGATAGCGCCAAAGGAAATGAAAATGAAGCAGTAAGCACCAAGTTGGAACCGGTTACACTGAAAATTATGATTCCGGGGGATCGTCCGCCAGACATGGATCAAGTGATCGCAGAAGCGGAGCGGCGGATGAAGGACACGATTAATGTCAAGTTGGACATCGTGTTCGTGCCATGGGCTGACTTGAGTCAGAAGACGCAAGTGACGCTTGCATCTGGGGAGAATATCGATCTGATCTTCGATGCGCCATGGCTTCACATCAATCAGATGATCGCAGACGGCTTCTACGAGCCATTGGACGACTTGCTTGCCAAGTACGGCAAAAATGTGCTGGAGAAGCGCCCACAGCAAATGTGGGATGCGAACAAGTATAACGGTAAAATTATGGCGGTACCGCTCGGGCTTACCTATGGGAGTGGGAACTCTTATGTTGTGCGCAAAGATCTTCGCGAAAAATTAGGTGTACCACCGATCAAGAACAACAAGGAACTAATTGATTTCGCCTACAAGGTGAAAGAACAGGTGCCAGGCATTGCTCCGTTCATGGCAGCGGGGACTTCGGGGCAGCAGACGTATTCCATTGTGGGTCAGCGCAGCCAATTCGACTATGATACCCATGTGCGATTTACGCATGTGCTTGGAAGCAGTCTGATGTTGTACTACAAAAATAACGATGGCAAGGTATACAATCTGCTCGAGGATAGAGAGCCCGTGATGTCGTGGTTGAAGGATGCTAGACAGATGTATAAGGATGGACTCGTCTACAAGGATATCCTAACGGCAAAGGATTTCATCCAGCCGTTCTTAAGCGGCAAAGTGGCCATCGTGACCAAGGGATCGTTCGGTACGGGGCTTTCCTTCGATGAACAGTTCAAGAGCAATGTGCCAGGCGGTGATCTGGAGACCGTAACGTTCTTTGACGGAACGAAAGGGGCGAACATCTCCAACTTCAAGCAGTGGAATTTCCTTGCAGTTCCGAAGGTTAGCAAAAATAAGGAACGGGCCGTGATGTTCATGGACTGGGCCAATGAGAAAGAGAACTACGATCTGCTATCCTACGGCATCCAAGGGAAGCACTGGGAGCCGGTTGGCGATACAGAATATAAATTGCTGGATACGAAGGGATATTGGGGATTTGGCTATGTATGGGTATGGAATCCAATTGATGAGCGCTCGGATGCCAATCGCGACAAGAAATTTGATGAATTTGATGCGGTGCTGCGCGAGGCGGATAATTTCACGAAGGATATTCTGACCGGGTTTGAATTTGATTCGTCTGCCATACAGAATGATCTTAGCCAATACAATACGGTCGAGGCGAAGTATTATCCTGCCATGTTCAATGGCGTCCTGGATCCGGAGGAGACGCTTAAGAAGTTCGAGGCGGAGGCTGGGCCTTCCCTGAAGCGAATCCAAGAGGAATTGCAAAAGCAAATCGATGCTTTTTTGGCGAAGAAGTAG
- a CDS encoding DUF523 domain-containing protein, translated as MILVSSCLAGVACRYNGTHRLVDKIHNLVEQGQATMVCPELLGGFQTPREPAEIVNGTGEDVLLGKARILDRSGNDVTDLYLLGAQRTLDMARDLQATIVVLKEYSPSCGGKMVYDGHFSNTRVVGEGVTTALLRREGFQVISEEEFAATCE; from the coding sequence ATGATACTTGTAAGCTCTTGTCTCGCAGGTGTAGCGTGCCGCTACAATGGCACCCATCGTCTGGTGGACAAGATACACAATCTTGTCGAGCAGGGGCAAGCCACGATGGTCTGCCCAGAATTGCTGGGAGGGTTCCAGACACCGCGTGAGCCTGCAGAAATCGTTAACGGTACGGGAGAAGATGTCCTGCTAGGGAAGGCCAGAATTCTCGATCGGTCAGGAAACGATGTAACGGATCTTTATCTCCTCGGGGCCCAGCGTACGCTCGATATGGCGAGGGATTTGCAAGCGACGATTGTTGTACTCAAGGAATACAGCCCATCCTGTGGTGGAAAAATGGTCTACGATGGCCATTTCTCGAACACACGGGTGGTAGGTGAAGGAGTAACGACCGCACTGCTCAGACGCGAAGGATTCCAAGTGATATCAGAAGAAGAGTTCGCAGCGACGTGTGAGTAG
- a CDS encoding DUF6855 family protein, whose product MSELGTKDNPWQLKTPPQTSEYQMYKDEKDGKEIIVCTVGKTVLHYDARCIADLHEMLKAHGDWMELGSADEQKPAKEGTVEAWGRSPENPIGGWYGLKKGFRGRFGMYVPPLMEALGLAEVEHNPRNNRMRAR is encoded by the coding sequence ATGTCAGAGCTTGGAACGAAGGACAACCCTTGGCAGCTGAAGACACCTCCGCAGACGTCGGAGTATCAGATGTACAAGGATGAGAAGGACGGCAAAGAGATTATTGTATGTACCGTGGGGAAAACCGTATTGCACTATGATGCGCGGTGCATAGCTGATTTGCATGAGATGCTGAAGGCCCATGGCGACTGGATGGAACTCGGAAGCGCCGATGAGCAGAAACCTGCCAAGGAAGGTACGGTAGAGGCTTGGGGGCGTTCCCCTGAGAATCCGATTGGGGGCTGGTATGGACTCAAGAAAGGGTTTCGGGGGCGCTTCGGCATGTACGTACCGCCATTAATGGAAGCCTTAGGACTTGCTGAAGTGGAGCATAATCCAAGAAATAACCGGATGCGGGCGCGATAA